From Panicum hallii strain FIL2 chromosome 2, PHallii_v3.1, whole genome shotgun sequence, a single genomic window includes:
- the LOC112881278 gene encoding uncharacterized protein LOC112881278, which translates to CLLRFPTERLFNLFVSKPSRRFRPHPPRGWRRAEGCRSPAAYLPDDLVVEILSRLPARSLCRFKCVSRSWRALISDRFSFAQTLSGFFFSSRRDIAAGPPCGFAGLPPPLPRVDTALSFLPPSGGAIELLDSCKAATGSSSCSAPVNPGRRFPPSTSSATQSLRSGLRCPSPATLRELLKCSM; encoded by the coding sequence TGCCTGCTCCGATTTCCAACGGAGCGGTTGTTCAATCTCTTCGTCTCGAAGCCATCGCGCAGATTTCGCCCCCACCCACCTCGGGGATGGAGGAGGGCCGAGGGGTGCCGGAGCCCGGCGGCCTACCTCCCCGACGACCTGGTCGTCGAGATCCTCTCGCGGCTGCCGGCCAGGTCGCTGTGCCGCTTCAAGTGCGTCTCCCGGTCCTGGCGCGCCCTCATCTCCGACAGGTTTTCTTTCGCGCAGACCCTGTCGGGCTTCTTCTTCAGCAGCCGCCGCGACATCGCCGCCGGCCCGCCTTGCGGCTTCGCCGGCTTGCCGCCTCCTCTCCCCAGAGTCGATACAGCTCTCTCCTTCCTGCCACCCAGCGGCGGGGCGATTGAGCTGCTCGACTCCTGCAAGGCTGCAAcgggctcctcctcctgctctgCTCCCGTGAACCCGGGTCGCCGCTTCCCCCCTTCTACGTCGTCTGCAACCCAGTCACTCCGGAGTGGGTTGCGCTGCCCCAGCCCAGCCACGCTCCGGGAACTTCTCAAGTGCTCGATGTAA
- the LOC112881277 gene encoding putative F-box protein At2g16220: MEEGASASATAAAYLPDDLVVDILARLPAKSLCRFKCVSRRCRSLISDPAHRARLAQTLSGFFFVSRAPAWRFAVLQSSVTPPGGDGGPPPVDTSLSFLPPSCGEIKMLDSCNGLLLLRCSSERPRRPPPPFLLEITYLSDTVFTFRALRSASPFYVVCNPATREWWPCRDRVSSHFYVFQMVVVDYTTECYLEAVEIYSSETGAWIMSEMGRGDAYFGAFMHHMTYFNGSLHLTRDSDAVASVGAKGRSWRITHVLRREEDHIITMGVHT; encoded by the exons ATGGAGGAGGGTGCAAGTGCAAGTGCAACGGCGGCGGCCTACCTCCCCGACGACCTCGTCGTCGACATCCTCGCGCGGCTGCCGGCCAAGTCGCTCTGCCGCTTCAAGTGCGTCTCCCGGCGCTGCCGCAGCCTCATCTCCGACCCCGCCCACCGCGCCCGGCTCGCGCAGACCCTCTCCGGCTTCTTCTTCGTCTCCCGCGCCCCCGCCTGGCGCTTCGCCGTCCTGCAGTCGTCCGTTACTCCTCCCGGTGGAGACGGTGGCCCGCCCCCGGTGGAcacctccctctccttcctcccCCCTAGCTGCGGGGAGATCAAGATGCTGGACTCGTGCAAcgggctcctcctcctgcgctGCTCGAGCGAGCGCCCGCGCCGTCCCCCGCCGCCGTTCTTGTTGGAAATCACGTACCTGAGCGACACAGTCTTCACGTTCCGCGCGCTTCGCTCGGCATCGCCC TTCTACGTCGTCTGCAACCCCGCCACCAGGGAGTGGTGGCCTTGCCGCGACCGAG TCTCCTCGCATTTCTACGTGTTCCAGATGGTGGTGGTGGATTACACCACGGAGTGTTACCTTGAGGCGGTGGAGATCTACTCATCCGAAACTGGAGCATGGATAATGAGCGAAATGGGACGGGGCGATGCATACTTCGGCGCCTTCATGCATCACATGACCTACTTCAATGGCTCCCTGCATCTCACTAGGGACTCCGACGCAGTGGCATCGGTGGGCGCCAAGGGTCGGTCATGGAGGATCACCCACGTGCTGCGCCGTGAGGAGGATCATATCATCACCATGGGCGTGCATACGTAG